A single window of Chloroflexota bacterium DNA harbors:
- a CDS encoding methyltransferase domain-containing protein: MAVKLSKSLKDNQGASGVASTVSEYERRFKLDQHDVAQISDAATVNNLYYDLVTDFFEFGWGRSFHFAPRVPGESFKASLARHEHYLAHRLGLGPGMVVADLGCGVGGPLIEIARFTDAKIIGVNSNGYQLDRARKLVDEAGLAHLAEFLHCDFLDVDAPDESFDAAYSIEATCCAPDKVSIYAEVFRLLKPGAEFAAYEYCVTDRFDAQDPLHVKLKNDMQLGGGLPVIDDMPTVDNALRSVGFEVLEARDLALQPGPSIPWFEPLVGSGISLAAFRSSRLGRWVTHNSVRALEALRIAPKGTTRVAATLNLCATAMVEAGRLGIFTPMYLVHARKPG; encoded by the coding sequence ATGGCGGTCAAGCTCTCCAAATCACTCAAGGACAACCAAGGCGCTTCGGGTGTCGCGTCGACGGTGAGCGAGTACGAACGCCGATTCAAGCTTGACCAACACGATGTAGCGCAGATCAGCGACGCCGCCACGGTCAACAATCTCTACTACGACCTGGTAACGGATTTCTTTGAGTTTGGCTGGGGCCGGTCGTTTCACTTTGCTCCTCGCGTTCCCGGCGAGAGCTTCAAGGCGTCGCTGGCGCGCCACGAGCACTACCTGGCGCACCGGTTGGGGCTGGGTCCGGGAATGGTCGTCGCCGATCTCGGGTGCGGCGTTGGCGGTCCGCTGATCGAGATCGCCCGGTTTACCGACGCGAAGATCATTGGCGTCAACAGCAACGGCTATCAGCTCGACCGCGCCCGGAAGCTGGTGGATGAAGCAGGGCTGGCGCACCTGGCCGAGTTTCTGCACTGCGACTTCCTGGACGTCGACGCCCCGGACGAGTCGTTCGACGCGGCGTACTCCATCGAGGCCACGTGCTGCGCCCCGGACAAAGTCAGCATCTATGCCGAGGTGTTTCGCCTGCTGAAGCCGGGTGCCGAATTCGCTGCCTACGAGTACTGCGTGACCGATCGATTCGATGCGCAGGACCCTCTGCACGTCAAGCTCAAGAATGACATGCAGTTGGGAGGCGGGTTGCCCGTCATCGACGACATGCCAACCGTTGATAACGCGCTTCGATCGGTGGGCTTCGAAGTCTTGGAAGCGAGGGATCTTGCCTTGCAACCCGGTCCGTCAATCCCCTGGTTTGAACCGCTAGTGGGTTCGGGGATTTCGCTGGCCGCCTTTCGCAGTTCGAGGCTCGGCCGCTGGGTCACGCACAATTCCGTTAGAGCGCTCGAGGCGCTGCGCATTGCGCCGAAGGGCACGACTCGCGTCGCAGCGACGCTGAACCTCTGCGCGACGGCCATGGTTGAGGCGGGCCGGCTGGGCATCTTCACGCCGATGTACCTGGTCCACGCCCGGAAGCCGGGATAG
- a CDS encoding BrnA antitoxin family protein gives MKGRPMKKDTPELPPDVQEQIRTLETMSDAEIDTTEAPEILGWSDSRRGVFYRPVKQQITLRLDADIIAWFKAHARDGRGYQTDINGALREHVHRTASSAR, from the coding sequence ATGAAAGGGAGGCCTATGAAGAAGGACACGCCTGAGCTGCCGCCCGACGTTCAGGAGCAGATTCGGACATTGGAGACTATGTCGGATGCCGAGATCGACACCACCGAAGCCCCGGAGATCCTCGGCTGGTCCGACTCAAGACGCGGGGTCTTCTACCGGCCGGTGAAGCAGCAGATCACGCTGAGGCTCGACGCGGACATCATTGCGTGGTTCAAAGCTCATGCTCGCGACGGTCGCGGGTACCAGACTGACATCAATGGGGCGCTCCGCGAGCACGTTCACAGGACGGCCAGTTCGGCAAGGTAG
- a CDS encoding thiamine pyrophosphate-binding protein: MPSMTGSRFIAETLHGYGVTAVYFVPGILQQTLVDMEPLGIRRIMCHTEKAAAYMADGYARAARRPGVAFAQSVGAANLAAGLQDAYLARSPVVALTGRWMPEYRYRHAYQEIDHWPLFQPVTKFSALVDGAAQLPLLLRQAFREAVSGSPAPVHLDLLGIAAELIEEDEVDAEVIVDSSFTAYPAFRPLPDDRQIHATAALLSQAQRPVLLAGGGVTASQAGPEITALAEKLSIPVVSSLNGKGSIPEDHPLSVGVLGTYSRSCANQVAYEADLVLIVGSQTGGQATHFWRVPKPGVPTIQINVDPAELGRNYPSQVDVLADAKLALQRLIDVIEPGPAETDWSRRAQRLVTEWRAEFQPHRDSDASPIRPERLCREVQDILPTDAILVSDTGHAGIWTGAMIDLTHRTQSYLRCAGSLGWGLPAAMGAKCAVPDRPVICFTGDGGVWYHLAELETAVRCNINTVTVINNNRSLNQGKAAIDDLYAGRDGNPDELWVFEDIDFTKIAEAMGCFAIRVTRAEDLPNALATALDANRPAVVDVVTDINVAAPLPFVPD; encoded by the coding sequence ATGCCCTCGATGACCGGGTCCCGCTTCATCGCCGAGACGCTGCACGGCTACGGCGTCACCGCCGTCTACTTCGTCCCCGGCATCCTGCAGCAGACCCTGGTGGACATGGAACCGCTGGGCATCCGGCGGATCATGTGCCACACCGAGAAGGCCGCCGCTTACATGGCCGATGGCTACGCCCGCGCCGCGCGCCGGCCCGGCGTGGCCTTTGCGCAGTCGGTCGGCGCCGCCAACCTGGCGGCGGGCTTGCAGGATGCGTATCTGGCCCGATCGCCCGTTGTCGCCCTCACCGGTCGCTGGATGCCGGAATATCGCTACCGCCACGCCTACCAGGAAATCGATCACTGGCCGCTCTTCCAGCCCGTCACCAAGTTCAGCGCCTTGGTGGATGGCGCCGCCCAGCTGCCATTGCTGCTGCGCCAGGCGTTCCGCGAGGCCGTTTCCGGCTCACCCGCGCCCGTGCATCTGGACCTTCTCGGCATCGCCGCCGAGCTGATCGAAGAGGACGAGGTAGACGCCGAGGTGATCGTCGACTCGTCGTTCACCGCCTACCCCGCATTCCGACCGCTTCCCGACGACCGCCAGATCCACGCCACGGCGGCTCTGCTCAGCCAAGCCCAGCGTCCGGTCCTTCTGGCCGGCGGCGGCGTCACCGCGTCGCAGGCCGGGCCGGAGATCACCGCGCTGGCCGAGAAGCTCTCGATACCGGTCGTCTCATCGCTCAACGGCAAGGGTTCCATCCCCGAGGATCATCCGCTGTCCGTTGGCGTGCTCGGCACCTACTCGCGCTCCTGCGCCAACCAGGTGGCCTACGAAGCCGACCTGGTGCTGATCGTCGGCAGCCAGACCGGCGGACAGGCCACCCACTTCTGGCGCGTGCCAAAACCGGGCGTCCCGACGATTCAGATCAACGTCGATCCCGCCGAGCTTGGCCGCAACTACCCCAGCCAGGTTGACGTCTTGGCCGACGCCAAGCTCGCGCTGCAACGGCTCATCGACGTCATCGAGCCCGGCCCGGCGGAGACAGACTGGTCGCGCCGCGCCCAACGACTCGTGACCGAGTGGCGCGCCGAATTCCAGCCGCACCGCGACTCCGACGCCTCCCCGATCCGGCCCGAGCGCCTCTGCCGCGAGGTCCAGGACATCCTCCCCACCGACGCAATTCTCGTCTCCGACACCGGGCACGCCGGTATCTGGACCGGCGCCATGATCGACCTCACGCACCGCACCCAGAGCTACCTGCGCTGCGCCGGATCGCTCGGCTGGGGACTCCCGGCGGCCATGGGCGCCAAGTGCGCCGTGCCCGACCGGCCCGTGATCTGCTTCACCGGCGACGGCGGCGTCTGGTACCACCTCGCCGAGCTGGAAACCGCCGTCCGCTGCAACATCAACACCGTCACCGTCATCAACAACAACCGCTCCCTCAACCAGGGCAAAGCCGCGATCGACGACCTCTACGCCGGACGCGACGGCAACCCCGACGAGCTATGGGTGTTCGAAGACATCGACTTCACCAAGATCGCCGAAGCCATGGGCTGCTTCGCCATCCGCGTCACTCGCGCGGAAGACCTGCCCAACGCCCTCGCCACCGCCCTCGACGCCAATCGCCCCGCCGTCGTCGACGTGGTCACCGACATCAACGTCGCTGCGCCGTTGCCGTTCGTCCCGGACTAG